AAAATATCCTGAAAGAAGGAAGCAACGCATGCAGGCGTTTGACAGCAACGCTAAAAAGACGCCGTCAAGAACCTGTCAACTCTGGGGAGCAATTAAAGAGTCAACCCACTCAcatgtttcattcatttttaacctcttcaaaatgctGTCACTTTTCAGGTAAACTTtggaaaaaaggtaaaactaATCCTCGATTAGACGGTTTgtaaaaagtgaagaaattcatttgatgATATTCTATGAAATAAAGTGGTGAGCGATTGTGGGTAAATGTCATTTGCTTTGCGTGTGTTGTTAACTTGCTCataaatatgttttgtttccatttcatttctcttttgcTTTCATCGTTGCAATCGGTTCAGCTTCTAATTTTAAATGTAACGTCACAAAAAGTTACATGAAATTTCTACATTTTCAGTTCTCATTTTATCTACAACCCATAACCATGATCGACGAACAAGAAATAAATGTACAAGCCTTTAAAGTTCGAGAAGAGGCACGAACTTGAGCACTCGATCTTTTGCCCGATTTTCTCTCATAGAAATGGAATGGCGGTATCCGTTGTAGTTAAAGGCACTTTTTTTATTAAACAGAACTTCCTTACATATTGTCATCTTTTTTCTGACTACGATTGCATATGTATGTAGTGTAATCTCAAAATTTAAAAGAGATTATGataaaagttcaaattttgtgaaaaaataatAGTAAGAAATTAATTGGAAATTCCCTTTGCTAGAAGTTAGCAGAAATAAGTGAATATCACAACTCAAACAAGTAAAATataaaagtaaataaaatatagcgaaaatatatttcaatcATGATCGAAATCAGAAAAGCAAGACGACGAACAACTTATTTCAAATAcgtatatttatttttatatcatgaaattgcagaaaatggtTGTAAATTCCTCTTTTAAATGTTACAAGCTATTCTTTTTATGCTCCTACTTTTCCTTTGAGTCTTTGGGCAACTTGCCGATTCGGTCGATAGTGCTGTTGTAACATTGATCTGAAGAGGTTAAAATATTAAGGCAAATTTGATGGCTTTAAACTAAAACTGGgttgaaaaactttcaaatgcATAAAATTCGGTTATTTCAACAATTTATACTTTTATCTCGGGTCCTTTAAGCAAAACCTGTctgatgacttttttttaaccatttttgGGGAGGTCACAACAAaggtgataaaaaaaaaccacaaaacAAGTCATCGGACTAGACAAAAAGCTTTCctcagattttgcaaaaagacaTTTGTAAAATAAGTCCAAAAGCTTTAAGCGTAATTTACGAATGTTGATGAGTAGAATAGTGGGATCTTAAAAATACGCTACTAGTGGAAGTGCTCCCTCCAATAATAATGACCAGGAACTGTATGTAATTCAATGAAAGCAAAGACCTTTAAAGTCCAAAAGTTGTAGTGACCTCCCCCAAAAATGCAATGACGTCATCTCCTTCTCCTGCTTGAATGTGCCAATACAGGTGCAATCGCATATTCTGCGGATCATTCAGTTAGGGCGCATTATCCACACTAGATTGGCGAGACCAGAAGCCCCGCTAATACGAGGTTCTGAGACTCATTCAAACTTGGGAGCGTGGATTAGGTAATATTCCGAAGTACTATAGCCCTCTACCCAGACTCTGGCCTAGTCTACGAACGGGACCATCAGGCCAGAGAGGGCGAAGGCCTCAGCCAGCCAATCCACCACCGACCGAGTAACAAATAAACTGACAGTTTGGACGCCAGACCACGGCCATCAGGCCAGCCACTTCACACCCACAGCTCACACCCACCATCTTGCCTGACTGGAACGGGTCCAGGCCTGCCGTCATTCATGCcctccacacacacacacacacacgtacgtacatacagtacacgGAGTATGAGAGACTGAGGCAGAAAGACCGAAGAGCTGCTGCGTTTACAGTGAATCACCCTTCGCTACGTCAGTCAGAGACTCGCATTTTGCTGGGTTTGATTCTGGCATGAGTCAGACACGTGGAAGCCAAGCCCAAGTGCCGAAATCACAGAAAAGAGCTCGAAGGACTCGAAGAAGCTCGATGGAAGAATAAACAGAGAACGCCCCTAATCTAATCGCACCCCAGCACGTCTTCCTGGACCTTTGTTGTAAAAGTCTTGTCTTGTCAGTCAAACGGTGAACCTATTCGTACATAACAGAGGAGTTGAAATCCAGCCCTTCAAACGGACGTTACATTACATTGCATCATGTTGATCACGGAATTACGCATTACCATGCCCATGACCAAATTCGAATATCAAGTGGGCATGTTGCACGGCGTGGTAGAAGCCTCTAGGAATGAAACGGGGGGCGGGGAGGGCGTGGAAGTCCGGCTCAATGAGCCCTTTCAAGCCCATCCGTTGCTGGGGAACGATTTCGCGGAAGGACAATACACCAAGAAGATCTACCATCTAGAAAGCAAAGTGCCGGCTTTTGTACGCATGATTGCACCCAAAGGCGCCATGAAACTTGAAGAGGAGGCCTGGAACGCCCATCCCAATTATTGCCGAACGGTGATCACCAATCCCGGCTACATGAAGGACAAATTCAAGCTCAAGATTGAAACGTTTTGCGTGGACAACGACCGGGGAGACTCGGAGAACGTCCATCAATTGAGCGCGGAGATGTTGGCCAAAAGGAAAGTGGTCAAAGTGGACATTGGCAATGATCCCTTACCCGATGACGAGACCGACGACCCCTCTCAATTCAAATCTGAGAAGTCCGGTCGAGGACCCCTCAAGGGCCCCTGGCAGAGTCAAAGTGAGCCCGTCATGACCGTTTACAAATTGGTGACCATCGAGTTCGTGTGGTTTGGTTTCCAAAGCATGGTGGAGAGCTCCATGAACTCTTACGAGATCGCCTTGTTCAGAAAGTTTCACCGGCAAATATTCTGTGCCATAGACAATTGGTTCGGTATGAGCATGGCAGATATTCGAGCATTGGAAGAGCGGGCCAAATTGGAACTGGAGGAACAGATCAAACAAGGCGAGGTTCGAGGCACCAAGGGATAGTTCCAATAATGCTCTGAAATGCGTTGACGTCGTGATATCGCCCAGCATTTTTCAATACTCGCCTCTGCCCAACCGATGTGGGCCAAAGAGCCTCAGTCTCTGGCCCATCCCGGTCCCTAGACTTCAATTGTGATCAAATATTATCGGCTCCACATCGACCACCGTCGAAATGAGGCCCTATGCATGTTAGGAAATTGAGATTTTGGGACACTTTTGTATGTTGTTTCTCCAGCTAGCCAACGGATGTTTAGCCATAAATTTTTCTGCAACAACGAATCGGGAATTTATTTGATTAGGGTTTGGTTGTACATTTAAATACCACATTTCAGATCTGATAGGATCTACATTTGC
This DNA window, taken from Tigriopus californicus strain San Diego chromosome 9, Tcal_SD_v2.1, whole genome shotgun sequence, encodes the following:
- the LOC131886717 gene encoding phosphatidylinositol transfer protein beta isoform-like codes for the protein MLITELRITMPMTKFEYQVGMLHGVVEASRNETGGGEGVEVRLNEPFQAHPLLGNDFAEGQYTKKIYHLESKVPAFVRMIAPKGAMKLEEEAWNAHPNYCRTVITNPGYMKDKFKLKIETFCVDNDRGDSENVHQLSAEMLAKRKVVKVDIGNDPLPDDETDDPSQFKSEKSGRGPLKGPWQSQSEPVMTVYKLVTIEFVWFGFQSMVESSMNSYEIALFRKFHRQIFCAIDNWFGMSMADIRALEERAKLELEEQIKQGEVRGTKG